A section of the Primulina eburnea isolate SZY01 chromosome 1, ASM2296580v1, whole genome shotgun sequence genome encodes:
- the LOC140827267 gene encoding uncharacterized protein isoform X2, which produces MVEAQVYVISITIAQWYFSKDELRPKRAIRSSLRNAFSHSSGTICFSGLIFSSVRVVRSMVDNAREEETSGIVNVILRCSVSALMSAIDFLNKFTINFAAITGEAYCKATRMTYELLKHNLLSSVFVEIVSTRILAGIILVLSAIYTILVCVILNAGIRLGDDAYFVAVMAWMLLIVILGYFVHVLDNVIDTVYVCYAIDQDRGEVSKQQVHDVYVHLPISRSHRPGFPVRAPLVV; this is translated from the exons ATGGTGGAAGCTCAGGTATATGTGATCAGTATAACTATAGCTCAGTGGTACTTCTCAAAGGATGAGTTGCGGCCAAAGCGTGCAATAAGAAGTTCGTTGAG AAATGCATTTAGCCACTCCTCCGGCACAATATGTTTCTCAGGATTAATTTTCAGCTCAGTTCGTGTTGTGCGCTCTATGGTTGATAATGCTAGGGAAGAAGAGACATCAGGAATTGTAAATGTCATTCTACGGTGCAGTGTCAGTGCCCTAATGTCAGCAATCGATTTTCTGAACAAGTTCACAATAAACTTTGCAGCCATAACCGGTGAAGCATATTGCAAAGCCACAAGAATGACTTACGAACTTCTCAAACACAACCTTCTTTCTTCAGTATTTGTCGAGATCGTTTCTACTCGAATACTAGCTGGAATTATCCTAGTGCTATCTGCAATCTACACAATACTG GTTTGTGTGATATTGAATGCTGGAATTCGTCTTGGGGACGATGCCTACTTTGTTGCTGTTATGGCCTGGATGCTGTTGATCGTGATTCTTGGTTACTTTGTGCATGTTCTGGACAATGTTATCGATACAGTGTATGTTTGTTATGCTATCGACCAGGACCGAGGGGAGGTCTCAAAACAGCAAGTCCATGATGTTTATGTTCATCTCCCAATCAGTAGAAGTCATAGACCAGGTTTTCCTGTAAGAGCTCCTCTTGTTGTGTAA
- the LOC140827267 gene encoding uncharacterized protein isoform X3 has translation MCSTNLCFMVCYAWSIILPFSGNAFSHSSGTICFSGLIFSSVRVVRSMVDNAREEETSGIVNVILRCSVSALMSAIDFLNKFTINFAAITGEAYCKATRMTYELLKHNLLSSVFVEIVSTRILAGIILVLSAIYTILVGVCVILNAGIRLGDDAYFVAVMAWMLLIVILGYFVHVLDNVIDTVYVCYAIDQDRGEVSKQQVHDVYVHLPISRSHRPGFPVRAPLVV, from the exons ATGTGCTCTACAAATTTATGCTTCATGGTGTGCTATGCTTGGTCGATTATTCTGCCTTTTTCTGG AAATGCATTTAGCCACTCCTCCGGCACAATATGTTTCTCAGGATTAATTTTCAGCTCAGTTCGTGTTGTGCGCTCTATGGTTGATAATGCTAGGGAAGAAGAGACATCAGGAATTGTAAATGTCATTCTACGGTGCAGTGTCAGTGCCCTAATGTCAGCAATCGATTTTCTGAACAAGTTCACAATAAACTTTGCAGCCATAACCGGTGAAGCATATTGCAAAGCCACAAGAATGACTTACGAACTTCTCAAACACAACCTTCTTTCTTCAGTATTTGTCGAGATCGTTTCTACTCGAATACTAGCTGGAATTATCCTAGTGCTATCTGCAATCTACACAATACTGGTTGGT GTTTGTGTGATATTGAATGCTGGAATTCGTCTTGGGGACGATGCCTACTTTGTTGCTGTTATGGCCTGGATGCTGTTGATCGTGATTCTTGGTTACTTTGTGCATGTTCTGGACAATGTTATCGATACAGTGTATGTTTGTTATGCTATCGACCAGGACCGAGGGGAGGTCTCAAAACAGCAAGTCCATGATGTTTATGTTCATCTCCCAATCAGTAGAAGTCATAGACCAGGTTTTCCTGTAAGAGCTCCTCTTGTTGTGTAA
- the LOC140827267 gene encoding uncharacterized protein isoform X1: MVEAQVYVISITIAQWYFSKDELRPKRAIRSSLRNAFSHSSGTICFSGLIFSSVRVVRSMVDNAREEETSGIVNVILRCSVSALMSAIDFLNKFTINFAAITGEAYCKATRMTYELLKHNLLSSVFVEIVSTRILAGIILVLSAIYTILVGVCVILNAGIRLGDDAYFVAVMAWMLLIVILGYFVHVLDNVIDTVYVCYAIDQDRGEVSKQQVHDVYVHLPISRSHRPGFPVRAPLVV; the protein is encoded by the exons ATGGTGGAAGCTCAGGTATATGTGATCAGTATAACTATAGCTCAGTGGTACTTCTCAAAGGATGAGTTGCGGCCAAAGCGTGCAATAAGAAGTTCGTTGAG AAATGCATTTAGCCACTCCTCCGGCACAATATGTTTCTCAGGATTAATTTTCAGCTCAGTTCGTGTTGTGCGCTCTATGGTTGATAATGCTAGGGAAGAAGAGACATCAGGAATTGTAAATGTCATTCTACGGTGCAGTGTCAGTGCCCTAATGTCAGCAATCGATTTTCTGAACAAGTTCACAATAAACTTTGCAGCCATAACCGGTGAAGCATATTGCAAAGCCACAAGAATGACTTACGAACTTCTCAAACACAACCTTCTTTCTTCAGTATTTGTCGAGATCGTTTCTACTCGAATACTAGCTGGAATTATCCTAGTGCTATCTGCAATCTACACAATACTGGTTGGT GTTTGTGTGATATTGAATGCTGGAATTCGTCTTGGGGACGATGCCTACTTTGTTGCTGTTATGGCCTGGATGCTGTTGATCGTGATTCTTGGTTACTTTGTGCATGTTCTGGACAATGTTATCGATACAGTGTATGTTTGTTATGCTATCGACCAGGACCGAGGGGAGGTCTCAAAACAGCAAGTCCATGATGTTTATGTTCATCTCCCAATCAGTAGAAGTCATAGACCAGGTTTTCCTGTAAGAGCTCCTCTTGTTGTGTAA